TTACGTAAACATTTACCTTCAATAATCCCATTCCAGCGAGTTGACATCAGCTCATCTTCTTGTGTGACTCGATTCTTCAAACTCCGACTCCTTGGATACAATTAGCTGCATAACCGTAACCAATTTCTTCTCCGAATCTTCTCTAAACATTCTATGAAACCCTAACCTTTCAATTTTTTAAATTAAACTTCGTCTCTGTAATCAATCCCTAAATTGAATACccaattcttcttctttgttctcaATACACAAAACCCATCTCTAAACACTTCCTTAGAACATCAATTGCATCTATCGAATCTTCACTGAGTTTCCtttatgaaaccctaactcttgcTTCAAACATCAACAAACTTACAACTTCAATCAATCATCAACCCTCTAATTATCCATCCATCAGTACCTCAAAACACCGATTCAATTCAATAACCCTAACTTCGATTTCTCATTCTTCCTTCGAGTTTGAATCATCAACAGAAACACCACCATCCCTAACAGCTAACCCGTGATCTTCTCCACCTCCTACCAACCATCAAACCTTCGTTTGATCTCTCACACGCacgcagaagaagaaaaacaggggAAGAGaggaagcagaagaagaaagagaagaatgaagaagaaaaagaataaagatCGAGTTTATCTTCTCGATCCGAAGATAACACCAAGGTTGGTTAATGGGACACTCCTCAaaaggataaggggcaaccaagACGGTTGTAtacaaaatgactattttgccCATATGACTAATCTGATAAAATCTTTTTCGttcgatatccgaatgacacgtgcgAGTAGTCCATCCCTCATaactttcgagatctatctaacggtactagttttgtatctagtgcattgttagattaatttataatAATGAACGTTCGAGTTACACTAACCGAATAATTAGCGGCTAAGACATCTcctgactagtctaatagcgttgacgagcttgagggtccttacagttgAGGTTAGACTCAAGTTTGCAGATGTGATCGAAGGGCTTTGATGGAGTTCAGGTAAATAAGAAGGAATAGATTGATAGTGGTACATCGGAACTAAAGATCAATGTTCTGAAAACCGGCCTGAACATCAAACTGGAAAAGTTACCGGGTCAGGGTCAAATGGTTTAACCAGTGGTTCAACTCGGATTCACTGGGTCACATATGCACATGCTGTTGTTCATGCTTTGTTGTTTAAATCAATTATATACAATTTATATGCCTAATTAGCACAAAAGAACAATGGGTCAGTGGTTATGGTTAACTTGAAGGAGTAATAGGTCACCGGATCCACTCTCGCTACTCATGCAAAATATTTTTCTCCCTAAGAAACAAATCAACCCATTTAACAACCGTACTGAATCGGCTGGATTAGGATCAACCCGGCCGAGTCACCCGATTTTCACAAAAGACAACGGTTTCTTGTATATTTACTGGGTCAACGATGGACCAACCCAGAAAAGTGATTGGGTCACCGGTTTATTGGGCTGACCGGCCGGTTTTCAGAACACTGCTAAAGATTTTGTTTGCATCATTAGTAAATATGCCACAATATTGGACCAGATTGCTACGAGAACCCTCATTTGTCCCTCATTCAATTCTGCCATTCAGCCAACCAAAACAGTATGCAGGCCAAGTCTTCCGGATGGTCAATGATTAAAGTCAACGACCAAGCATTGGTCAAAGTCAACGACTGGTCAACAGTCAAAATCAACATTCAGTCAATAGTCAAAGCCAACGATCTATCGACAGTTAAAGTCAACCGTCGGTCAACTGTCGAAGCCGAGTTGCTACCCGTGCTGCCGTGCAGTTTCCAGCCAATTTGTCACCCTTGTTGCCATTCAGTTTCCAACCAAAGTGCCAGTCGCACTGTAACCGATTTCCACCCAAGTTTTCAGTCGCGCTGCAAACCAGTTCCTATCCGTGTTGCCGGCGGTGCGGCCAACTAATTTCCACCCATGTTGTCAGCGGTGATGCCAACCAGTTTCCAGCCAAGGTGCCAGTCGCACGAACTAGTTTCCATCCTTCTTGACATTCATGCTGTCAGCCAGCCTCCATCCATGTTGTCATCCATCCGGTCTCTATTCAATGCAGTCTGCTAGTCAAAGCTCGATAGTTACAATCAACGGCGAATGTCAACCCTGCCAGTCAAAGTCAAGGTCATTGGTCAAACCCGCAAGCCCATGTCAATTTGGCCAGTCAAAGTCAAGGTCGTTGGTCAAACCTTCAAGCCCATGTCAATTTGGCCCGTTTCCGCAGATCCAGTACAAAAACCGTGGAAGAAGATTCCGAAAGTTTCTGGAGGACTTGCTGACCAAGTTGCTGGAGGGAAGTTCTGAAATGTTCCATATGACTTGCTGGCCAAGTTAGTTACGCATgaagtttatctcgaaattagggttAAACCCAGATATTCAACTGTATAAATAAAAGGGAATTATAACCCTAAAGGGACACGCAAAAATACACCAGCATACCCTAAAAGGGATCAGAAAATCATTGTAatttatacatcaataaaatatgtctccctacggggattcgttcgtggatgtaggcaaaacttACCAAACCACGTAAAGTTTGTGTCTCTCATCTTACGCTTGTTTCATGTTTTAAACCCTagttttcatcatcatcaccaaatcGATTGTATTTTGTGCCTGTAAATGATTCTTGGTACAAACAGATTTGTTCGAATTTGTAAAGAAATTGAGTAATTGTTTTTGTGATTTCTTCGATGTTTAGGAAGACTTTGAAGAAttgatgtttatgttatgttacaAATGGATGAACAAAAAATGAATTGGTTCAGTGTAGGGTTGTCTGTTGATTTTAGATTAAAAATGGTAGGGAATTGGTCATGGTTGTGATGGTCTCTATACATGATGAGAAGAATCTGATGCTTGAACAAGGATTATAGGAGGAGTATGCAGTTACAGAGTGGTTGAATTACTGATGGGATTGGTGGATCAGATAGGTTTGTATGAGTTGTTTTACAAGGATATTGGTGGTACGGTTGGTGATTGAAGAAGCATGAGAGAGTTTGCTGTTGACAATATTGATTGCAGGTGGAACTGGTACTGTTGGTTGGTGGTTGGGATTTGAGCTTACATTATGGATTTTAGCTCTGATGCTGGTGCAAATATCAAGCTTTAGCTGATAAAAAAGTGTTGGTGGTGTTGTTGTTTCAGGTGTGAAATGGTTTGATGCTTGTCTGTTACAGCTAAAATAATTGGTGGTATGGCTGTGTCACAGGGAGAGTTAAACTGGGTACAACGGAATTGAGCTGAGCAGACATAACAGTGTGGATGTTTGGCAGTGTTGTTGTGAGTTGGGTTCTGCTGAGGAAGTTAATTACAGTTGAGTTGAGGTCGTGTACCAGACGTAGGAGCTGAATAAATGGAATGGTGGTGTATGGCTTATATTGAGATGAAGTGCTTGTTGCCATATTAGCATTACAAGGAAAAATATTGCAGGGAATGCAAAATGGATGTTGGAGCTGGTGGTTATGAGGTTATTTTCCGACATGGGTACCTAttagaattgttgttgttgaaatgaTCAATTGTGTTTGTGCCGGCGAAAGAAATTGTGAATGGCGATGGTTGCAAGTTGTTGGGTCAAAGACTACAACAAAGTTAGGCTCTCTGTAGAGTTTTGTTGCTCCTAATGCCAACTGAAAATGCTTTATGGAATAGTTCAGGAACTATTTTATGAACTGCGCGCATCAGAGTGGAAGATGGAAATGGGTGTTCACCGACAGTCTCTAATCTTGAGGCTGAAGTATGGTTGCTTGAAGGGATTGCAGTCCTGTATCTTCTCTGGGAATATTTTTCAGGTCAAATTGAAAAGGTTTAAATGTGTTTAAGGGTTCTTTGATCTGCAATAATTAGTTTTCATCTATCGCACGTTGTTTTTTTTTCCCAATTCGGAAGCGATATTTGTCAAACAGATGGTTACGTGTACGGATGGTGACATGTACACCGAGTTACCACTGTTAGCAGTTTTTTCAATAAACCGGTCAAAACCATCCTAGTTTTGCAAAGTGAAAAAAGGTGAAAAAAACTGGCCTAGGTTTATAACcctaaaataaaaaaacaggcctatttcTGTTTTTCACCCTTCCGGTAAGCATTTTAATATCGAGATACAACTTCGGTGAGAAACCATAATCAGCACATCGGGAATTTGGGAGTAGTACGGGGTCGAAGAAAATTCGAGTTAGGTAATAGCAATTGCTTACAACTACCGTTTGTGCTCTAGAAATCGTGAAGTCTAGTGGGCTGGATCAGATACATGCCCAGCAGTAAAAAAGAAGTCCTGTCTTGTGGAACcctaaagaaaacataaaaaacctaaaaagtaAAAACCCTTCAAGTAACCCTAGATATTTTTAGATTCATCATTCATGGACAATCTCCCTGTCGAGATAACCTTAAATATATTTTATCGATTCTCAGCTGAAACAGTCTTGGAATGTCAACGAGTATGCAAAACATGGCAAAATCTCCTATCACTTGATAAGACGAATTTCGCTGATGTGCACTTGCGTCATCAATTACTGCAAGCCAACCATCAAGAGCAGCAGGGTGCCAACAATTTTGCTTGTGCAAGTGTTGgtcttattttcttaataaaatcaCACAACAAAGAAACTAGTCGCCAACTTTATTATGGAGAATTTGATGAGAATCGTGATTACCATGAGCAGTGCATTTGCAACACATTAAGAAGGATCTGCAGAAAATTTGTAATGATCGACAATCCTTCTGTTAACCAACTCACATCAGGAGGGATGTACTACAAGGACCTCCTTGTTGGTTCCATCAATGGTTTAGTTTGTTTTGCTGAACCTAAACCAAACGATCGCAACGACATTATTAGAGATCCAATCCACATCTTTAATCCCATCACTAAAGAACATTTGCACCTTCAAGGATTTAACGAAAAACATGCCGTTCGTCGAATATATAGTGGGTTTGGTTACAATCATCAAACGAATGAGTACAAGGTCGTTAGAATCTTGTCTAGCGATGATTCCAAGAATGGAGATATCGAAGTACACACTCTTGGCCGTAGTAATAGATGGAGAAACATAGGGGTAATCAACAATTGTTTCAGTTCAGCATATGGTGTCTTTGCTAATGGAGCTCTTCTTTGGTTAgacatcaaagaagaagaaataatggcCTTCAATTTGTCAGATGAGAAGTTTCATGCCATACAACTGGGGGAGCTTTCTTATCGTGCATATTGTGGGAGAATATCTATTCTCAGAACGTTTGGGGAGTGGTTGTTTGTTAGTAGCCACGAAAGATACAAGCCTAAATGTTTAGATATATGGGCACTGAAGAAGACGTTGCCATCAGAAAGAAGTACCGGTACAAATGCTCCAACTACCAGTAATGATCAGAACGAGTCTTTGAGCTGGTGTAAGGAGTTCAGTATAACTCCGGAAAATTCATCATCCCCTTAGGATTATGTACCGTTTGCTATCACAAAGAGTGGTTTAGTTCTGCTCTTGCATAGGGAGAATCGTCTCCACATCAACCCAGCGACACTATTTTGTTATAATCCGAAGACTACAACTTGGAAGACACTTCGGAATTTGGATTTTCTTGAAATGATCTTTCACACGAACAGCTTGGTTTCACTGAAAGCTCTTGGGCCAGTGGTAACAACACATATGCCTAGATTTCCTTGGATAGAAAGGTCACCATGTGTACGTTTTGGTTAACCCTTACTTTGTACGTTTGTTAGCATAGAGCATGTTTAATCTTTGATGGTTAACCCAACTCATCTTATATCCTAGCTGTAatatggtctcttttttttttgcatgtgtAATTGCCAGTTTATAAATTTAGAGTTACAAAGAAAGACCAATTGTTACAAAATTCGCAAACAGATAGGTGGCGATTTTTAGATATAAAATAATTAGGCCACCCGTTCGTGTCGCAGGCAACTACTTGATAAGCATTCCCTGCTCgtttcaatttttatttctttgttttttcttgGAGGTTAGATCAGGTGCTTGCCCCATTCCTTACTTGTTTTGATTTCTTTGATCATCACTAGGTCGGCTTCgagcgaaaaaaaaaaaaacttgcagcCGTTAACCGAGTCTTGCAAACATAAGAAAGTTATCTAGTTTCTACCGCTACACCGTTCCAGACATAAAATACACTCACTGATACAAACTTATAAAAATCATATATCGAATGTATCAAATCCCATGTTGTGCTATTCAACATAatcattgagaatgaaaccaaacaaCAGATGGACTAGCAAACTTTGCGGCCGACGTCAGCCAAACGGGAAACCTCCATTAATTTGGGAACAGAGGAATCCGTCTTTTCTTAATCAAATTCTTTTGAACGATTCTATGGAAATTAATTTTCCCACGTGTAAAAAAAGGTTGTACCTGCACTTGATAATATAACGAAACACATTCACCAATTCTGAATTCAGTTTGGCTCAATTGGTGGAAATGCCACTTTTGGAAATGGGTTTCCAAAAGTGCCACCCCTAACCCCAACCTACCAAAAATGCCACTATATGACATTTATGCCCCTAATAGTACAAGATCCTTAGTTGTTTGATATTATTTCcaactttcaaaaattaaaataattattttttatgtgGTTATTTAGTGCCAGGGTCCTATACA
This portion of the Papaver somniferum cultivar HN1 chromosome 11, ASM357369v1, whole genome shotgun sequence genome encodes:
- the LOC113325332 gene encoding F-box/kelch-repeat protein At3g23880-like, with the translated sequence MDNLPVEITLNIFYRFSAETVLECQRVCKTWQNLLSLDKTNFADVHLRHQLLQANHQEQQGANNFACASVGLIFLIKSHNKETSRQLYYGEFDENRDYHEQCICNTLRRICRKFVMIDNPSVNQLTSGGMYYKDLLVGSINGLVCFAEPKPNDRNDIIRDPIHIFNPITKEHLHLQGFNEKHAVRRIYSGFGYNHQTNEYKVVRILSSDDSKNGDIEVHTLGRSNRWRNIGVINNCFSSAYGVFANGALLWLDIKEEEIMAFNLSDEKFHAIQLGELSYRAYCGRISILRTFGEWLFVSSHERYKPKCLDIWALKKTLPSERSTGTNAPTTSNDQNESLSWCKEFSITPENSSSP